DNA sequence from the Armigeres subalbatus isolate Guangzhou_Male chromosome 1, GZ_Asu_2, whole genome shotgun sequence genome:
CATCGTTAGCCGGAGGCTGAAAATAATATTGATTTACATTAAATTTTGCGTATTGTTTATTGTTGGATTCAAATCCGCAACCATCAGTATGCTAGGCTGATGCTTTCGAACTAAGCTATGAAGGACCTCCGTTGGCCTCCAGAATTTAATAGCTAATGTACTTACTTGTGCATCTGCAGCAGCATTATCCGGATCCGTCGCCGGCGCTTGTTCAGCACCAGATGCCGAAGCCACCTCAGACGATGATGCCGTAGCATTAACCGGTCCGACTTCCTGTCCCTCCAAGTGGTGCTTTTCCTTGTGAGTTTTTAAATTATACGCACACACAAAGTATCTGTCGCACGGTTCGCAGTAATGATCCTTCTGCTGCACCTGGAAGTGCCAGTTGATGTGAATTCTGAGCAGCTCTTCATCGGCAAACGCCTTTATACAGAGATCACACTTGAATTGCTTGTGCTCGTCAGGTGTGTGCATGAGGAACAAATGCTTGGCCAGTCCTTTCTCATTGCGAAAATAGACATTACACTCCATGCAACGTTTGTTATATTTCTTATTATCCGTTGTGGTTTTGGCTTTCGTATTTCCTCCGGTTGAATGATATTTTCTAAAGTGGCGACCCAGCTGTTCACGACTTGTAAATTTTCGTTTGCAGCAAACGGCGAAAGCCGGACTTTTGTGCACTTCGGTGAAATGCTTTTTAAGTCGATAGAAAGTCTCATACACCTCTGAGCTTTTGGTACCGCAAAGCTTGCATTCCAGCATATAAGAAATTCTTCCTCGTTTTAAACGTTTTCCCGTCTTCGATGTCTTTCTCATGTAACTCTTTCTTGGCGATCTACGTTTTGCTAAAGGCTTTTCCGACTCCGATTCGGTTTCTTTTTCAACCTTGCTAACATCAAATTCTTCATCGTCATCTTCTTTATCTTCCTCGTAGTCCTCGTCCTCctcttcgtcgtcgtcgtcttcttCTTTGTATTCATCCTCCGATCCATCCTTAACTTCCTTATGCTCCACTTTGCACAAAGCTTCAGCAAAGACCTCACTCAATGGTTCTTGATCCAGTTCCATCCCAGTGATACGCACCGGTTCATCGTCATCCAAGCATTCCACCTTTACCTCGATCAACGGTCCACCATAAGCCTTCTCAACTTCGCAGTAGAACCGATGAAAGTCGTCGATCCGCTCCCAACAGCTGCTGCAAACCATTTTCTGAACGAATTGTTCTTTCTGGAGTAGAGAAAAGTATATGGACGTAAAATTTTAGTCGCATTTtgccttttcatatttttgtttctgAAGTGTGTTTTGTAATACATATTTTAAGGAATGCATCTGTTTGCGAAACATTAGTATTTATAaggaagcaataaaaaaaaaggaaaataatgaAGTTATAAAATCCAAGAATCAAGATTTATCCATTTACTCAtcttgaattgaattgaattatctttatttaaaaatttactcATCTAATTTTTGCAGTTGTTACTTAAATTGAGTCAAGTATAAATAAAAACACCATTGATTTTAATTCATATTAATCATCTGATATCCCAAACCCTGCACCGACTTACGGTAAACCAAAAGTGTTTGGCAAAAATTTCCTCCAGATTTTCCCCACTAGCGCTAGTGCTGGTGATGCGAACGAAGTTATCCGTACGACGAAAACAGGTGAAACATTTTTCCGGCTCAGCACAATCCATTTTCGTTGAAATATTAATCACTTTCCGATGGGAAAACTACCGGGAAATTAATGAAAACTTGCCGTAAAACAGGAGAAAATCCAAGAAAAACATCTGCCGAAACGGGAGTTACATTTTTTGTTTGCGGACGGATAATGATGACAGAGGATGATTATGTGATGATGATTGATGACAGCTGTTTCGATCCAGTGAAaaatatagatagtagaatcagGAACTAATTGAGTTCTCCAAATGCAGTTTTTCGCACACTAACGTCACTGTATAgaataatagaggtaataaactatagaggaagattgtcgctgtcgtcactggcgaaacatcttttgttggcgaggatagggcactaaatgtcaacaaaggaaaaatcagaacggtttgacagataggtacccaacatgtttggggacgataacaatgggaaccgcagcgacaatagtcctctatagtttattacctctatttatagaatatataaagtaaaagtgggtggtaatcttGTTGCGGCAAAAACATCACGAATACTTTTGGAGGAAGACAGCACACATTGACAGGAATACAGCGAAATCACGCACACCTCCATTCATTTGGAGAAGTCAATTACCGGGACATCGGAGTCCCGAAGAACCGATTTAAAATTCATGCAACCCAGATGAGCTGACGAGACCAGCACcgccagaggcgctagtgtattttactcatattatggtaaatttatttgaaagtgtttgctgtgagttttgacagattcctATAACATCAATCCTCAATGACCCTCTCAGTGTCACCCTCGATGGATGGAGCTCGGGCGTAATAATAATCTTCTcaaatcaaaaaaaatcttctctcgCCCATCGTGAagtcctccaagaaatccttcggGTTAAACGCTAATTCCACCAGGGATTGAGATCAACAGAGAAAACCTGTCCGACCAGGAGAATGCTTACGAGATGACGAGAGAAACATAACATTCGTGTCGGCTTTTGGGTAAGGAGAAACTGTAGTACCGTAAAAGGGTCCCCAGAATGAAGAGCACAGCAGCGAGTTTTAACAGCAAGACAAAACCTGCCGCTGCCGCTGCGCTAACCATGCTGGATGGACCGGAACCTCACCGAAGTTGCAACAGCTTAGAACGCCGATATCCGAGGAGCACCAAAGATGTTTGCCGATCGCAAAACTATGGGCAGCCCGCAAGCTGTCGTGTCGTTCGGGAGTGAAATCTACGATGCCGGATGTCTGAAATTAATCAACGAACAATCCACGTCTACGTTGGCTGGGTCTTACGTACACAGCAAGGAGGATGTAGAGGATCAAATAGAAGAATAAAAAACCCTTGAAGTGTAAGTAGAACATTGATTTGTGgataaaattgtttaaaatgaaAACCATTTACAACTGCttgcatgatttttgaaaacgtcgtgtCCAAATGAAAGATTCTCTTTCATTaagctctcttttgctaatatcgcAATATTGTCtaaaatgtgcaatattttcatctCAGCATGCTAGTTAATTTCTTCAGATGTCTCCTAAAATTCCTACCTAAATGTTTGTGTGGcattgtaataatcgaaagagaaagtaaacaaagggAGGCTCTCTTTTGGATAttcgacgttttcaaaaatcatgcgaGATCTAAAACCATCATCCTGATTATActacataaataaatatattcagCGTCAGTCGTGCGAGTTATTATTCATCGAAACTTACACAGGACTTCACAAGACGCCTCTGGAAAAAGGAGCATCACAAGGAATGTTCGTTGGATGCTTTGCCGATACGGCCACGGTTAGGATTCGCTTCGCCTGTTAAGGAAAGGAGATCTCCCACGTATTTCTAATGGAACCGGAGACCTAGCTGTTCTCTGCTAACCTTTTGAAGCCACAAGCAAACCTCCTAATGGGACTAGGTCGTACTCCAAGTTACTTAGCCGTTTGTCAGCTGCAGTTCTTCCAACGAGGTTGACGGTTGAGATGAATCTTGTACACAACCGTGATCCGATGGGTGTCTCCATTAAAAATATGTTCTTGTAAGTATCAGCTGCGTGAATTTCGAAAAGTAATTAACTAACAACCGCTCTCTCTAATTTTAGGCCGTTGGTCAAGCTTATCGACAGACTATCGAACGCTATCTACATTTCTTGCGCTTCTGTATTTGGGTCAACGATGAAAGCGTTGAGGAGAACGCCAATCTTGTCATTCGTCTGTTGATCCGACGTACGGAATGCTTGGGTCCTGCGCTTCGTGGTGAAGGTTTGATGAAGGCTATCAACGAAGCCAACAAGATGTCAGAAAAGATTTCAAGGCGTAGGAAGAAGCAGGATGAGGCAGAAGATACGATCACTGGTCTAGGCTTCTCGCATCCTCTTTCAGAGTGATAGACGACGACAAAGATTACATGGATACCAGAGCTGTCGTTCTGTGCTTCTATTGAACACTGGTGGATACGTTGTGCACCGGATGCATCGGTGATCAAACAAGGCAAAAACGAATCATTGCGAGCTCTGCCATTCTACGCTCCTTGGTACCGCCGGAAGATTTTTGAGTAGTTCTGGTTTTGATAACATTGACTAACACGTCGAAGGAAGGCCAAAGTCCGCGGTTCCAAATGGCTCCAGTGAAGTCGGTGGACCCCTTCCAAACAATTCAAAGTAAAATGACGTCGGCGTGCGTACAGCCGCTTTCAATGATTCCTGCGATCGACGCTTCTGGACGGACCCGAAGGGTGAATTCGAGAGCAATGTTGTAAATACAGAGCCCTAACTGATGGGTAAAAACGCAGCCGGTGCGACCAGACTTCCATAGCGATGCTCACTTCCATAGCAATCTCCAGTTCACATTAATCTACCAACGTTTCCAACACTGCCGTAATAATAAATTACCTTAATTATTACGAATACATATTTTAGGATCAtttaaaaacgaacttttgataggaagTCCGGAAATCCATTATattcaatcgactcagctcgaaaaattaattgattggtGTATTGCCTAGTTGATTGCtaagttgcttgattgctttattagttggttggttgcttgattgattcgtagcttgcttgaatggtatGGTATGAATGGTGGGTTGCTTGATTCGTTGACTGGTTTGTTGATTGCTTGCTTGATTCGTTAGTTGGTTGAATGATTGATTAgtaggttggttgcttgattggttggtcggtaGATTGGTGGGTTGGtcgattggttggttgattggtagcttgcttgattggttggtggttggttgcttgattggttagttggttgaatggttggctgcttgattggttgattgtttgcttaattggttggttatttggttgattggttgatcggctggttagttgattagttgttttgttggttgcttgaatggttgataaattagttggttggttgattgatttgttagttggtgaaATGGTTATTTCCTTGATAAGTTAGTTGGCTGATTGGTAGCTTGTTTGATTGGAAGAGGGCTTGAATGAttgtttgcttgattggttggttgcctaattggtttattggttggttagttgcttgattggttaattggttgcttgatgtattggttgattgattgatagcttgcttgaatggttgaatgattggttgcttgatagGATGGTTGTTCAATAGGATGGCTGCCTAATTTAGtttattggtagcttgcttgaatggttgattaattgttttgttggttgcttgaatggttttgtttgttggtttcttgattgattggttggttgcttgaatggttttgtttgttggtttcttgattgattggttggttgcttgattggtttgttgtttgattggtagCATGGTTGGATGGTTAGTTGCTTTATTGGTAGGTTGTTTGATTAGTTTGTTGCTTCATTGGTTGGTTGGTAGGCTTGTGGATTTgtaggttgcttgattggccgattagttgattggtagcttgcttgaatggatgAATAATTGGGTGGTTGGTTGCTTTTAGttggttgaatggttgattggtagctcgCATGAATGCCTAATTGGtttattggttgattagttaattGATAGTTTGCCtaaatggttgattggttgcttgattggttggtcggctggttagttgattagttgttttttgttgcttgaatggttgattaattggttgattagttggttggttgattgattgattgattagttgatttgttATTTGGTTCAATGGTTAATTGCTTGCTTGGTTgataagttgattggtagcttgcttgaattgttGGTTGGCTGATTGTTAGTGCTGGGTTGGTAGATTGATTAGTTGCTTGTttggttaattggttgcttgatgGATATGTAGTGGGCTTGAATGAttgtttgcttgattggttacTTGATTTGTTGGTTATgtgattgattagttgcttgattggttaattggttgcttgatgGATTGGAAGTGGGCTTGAATGAttgtttgcttgattggttagttggttACTTGATTTGTTGGTTATgtgattgattgattgtttgATTGATAGATTGATTGGTtaatggttgcttgattgattggaagtGGGTTTGAAAGATTGTTTGTTTGACTGGTTAGTTGCTTGATAGGTTGGTTGCCTAattggttagttgcttgattggttaattggttgcttgatttattggttaattgattggtagcttgcttgaatggttgaatggttggttggttgtttgattgattGTTGCTTGATAGGATGGTTGTTTAACACTAGGATTGATTCGctaaaaaaacttacgcggatacattcgtgcagaaaatcgttgtaactaaattttcaaatggctatatctcagtggtttttcaaccgattttctcagtttttttcaccaacctcttagccatctctctagtttctggacattgtcaaatattgtatctaggggtgcccattttttcactagagctgtgggagtaaagcaacggatttagaaaaatgcgattttggagatatacttatattttattaccaaaaattatatctattcatatagtgatgatggaaatgataaaataacacataaaagacatcacctggaacataagaacacattttgagcatccctactatgcatacgatgataattcgatgcctttaggaaccacattatactacaggatgtatgaagctccagaaaatgttttcaagcatgttgtctactgtgcacttgttaaaataaatgtaaactatataagaaacatgtgtgataataaattatggtGTTTTAGGATATCCGAACTGTActagaatttgaatcaaatggtctaccgaatcaaccatggcttccatgatgcccccagccgTAGTATCAACCAAataatgtcctccgagtatttgtctttcacttgcgtcttaaatccaaacatatgagatgttgtaagatctccaaattgtcctggagtttgagtcaaatggtctaccgaatcaaccaaggcttccacgatgtcccaccgcggtatcaacccagtggcgtagccacgggggtggttttggacataaaccccccccccccagcgacaaaatttttagaagaaaattttttttccagaaaaaaaaatgttcaaaaccccccccccccctc
Encoded proteins:
- the LOC134205815 gene encoding transcription factor grauzone-like — its product is MDCAEPEKCFTCFRRTDNFVRITSTSASGENLEEIFAKHFWFTKEQFVQKMVCSSCWERIDDFHRFYCEVEKAYGGPLIEVKVECLDDDEPVRITGMELDQEPLSEVFAEALCKVEHKEVKDGSEDEYKEEDDDDEEEDEDYEEDKEDDDEEFDVSKVEKETESESEKPLAKRRSPRKSYMRKTSKTGKRLKRGRISYMLECKLCGTKSSEVYETFYRLKKHFTEVHKSPAFAVCCKRKFTSREQLGRHFRKYHSTGGNTKAKTTTDNKKYNKRCMECNVYFRNEKGLAKHLFLMHTPDEHKQFKCDLCIKAFADEELLRIHINWHFQVQQKDHYCEPCDRYFVCAYNLKTHKEKHHLEGQEVGPVNATASSSEVASASGAEQAPATDPDNAAADAQPPANDGDEDAPSDSDASDSELMVCRRKWTPEAIAKEEEIIHRVLSLTCAVCDEVLETFQLLKKHGRENHKLKSVKVFCCERSFSRRSRLYEHCLSVHVQPDAFECEHCGRRFTESSGLRHHKWWMHTPASERPFKCDICGNTFMKEYLLKQHINRHLEQERKSFKCQECDRTLSTAFQLRAHMQSLHGEPSTWVCDVCAKGFTHRSLLEQHRMAHTPEGLAKISEQCKKCNKWYNSRKSYVKHRRRCGVHEPVKCEVCEHVAVNDLSLKSHMKLRHTNRPKYPCTYCGKEFSRELRLKEHEANHAGIVLYKCEYCPRMCNSSSNMYTHKKVAHPEQWAQKMAARYAPPVGAATPQ